A genomic window from Nitrospirota bacterium includes:
- a CDS encoding cytochrome C, whose product MRWRWVVIPTAAVLIGIGLSTGGRALERSPAFCVSCHEMERPGKGWKVSGAEEDHPDCIMCHSGPGPLGVLEAQARGLGMFVAHFIDSEEDLRGPFKAKLPDRFCTQCHDPVKIEPPHKKLPMAGKACKDCHKHREDWEFEGEVRQSDT is encoded by the coding sequence ATGAGGTGGCGATGGGTGGTGATTCCAACCGCGGCGGTGCTCATTGGTATCGGGCTCTCGACCGGCGGACGGGCGCTGGAGCGCAGTCCGGCGTTCTGTGTTTCGTGCCACGAAATGGAACGTCCCGGCAAGGGGTGGAAGGTGTCCGGCGCGGAAGAGGATCATCCCGACTGCATCATGTGCCACTCGGGTCCCGGGCCGCTGGGCGTGCTGGAAGCGCAGGCGCGGGGGCTGGGGATGTTCGTCGCGCATTTTATAGACAGCGAAGAGGACCTGCGTGGACCGTTCAAGGCCAAGCTGCCCGATCGGTTCTGCACGCAGTGCCACGATCCGGTCAAGATCGAGCCTCCGCACAAAAAATTGCCGATGGCCGGCAAAGCGTGCAAGGATTGCCACAAACACCGAGAGGACTGGGAATTCGAGGGCGAAGTGCGCCAGTCCGACACGTAA